In Chryseobacterium lactis, a single genomic region encodes these proteins:
- a CDS encoding helix-turn-helix domain-containing protein, which produces MFKKVLIAEDFESFNISVQKAVEELKIETIDNVHYCDDAWMKIKKGIREKDYYDLLITDLSFDTDHREQRLTNGRELINAVKDDAPNIKVITFSIESRPEVIENLFTIHQINGFVSKGREDIKELKKAIKAVYNNEKYISSNIKAAIKNKNAYDFTKFDKILVSLLSKGMLQKNIPDYLKENNIKPSSLSSVEKTLNNLKESLGVANNEQLIAHCKDWGII; this is translated from the coding sequence ATGTTTAAAAAAGTACTGATAGCCGAAGACTTTGAAAGTTTTAATATTTCCGTTCAAAAAGCAGTTGAAGAATTAAAAATTGAAACCATAGATAATGTACACTATTGTGATGATGCATGGATGAAAATAAAAAAAGGCATCCGGGAAAAAGATTATTATGACTTATTAATTACTGATCTCTCATTTGATACAGATCACCGGGAACAGCGTCTAACAAATGGACGAGAGCTAATTAACGCCGTAAAAGATGATGCTCCAAACATTAAAGTAATTACTTTTTCTATTGAAAGCAGGCCAGAAGTTATTGAGAATTTATTCACGATTCATCAAATCAATGGTTTTGTTTCCAAAGGAAGAGAAGATATAAAGGAGTTGAAAAAAGCGATAAAAGCTGTTTATAACAATGAAAAATATATTTCCTCTAATATAAAAGCTGCCATTAAAAATAAAAATGCTTATGATTTTACAAAGTTTGATAAAATACTTGTTTCCTTACTTTCTAAAGGAATGCTTCAAAAAAACATTCCTGACTATTTGAAGGAAAACAATATCAAACCATCTAGCCTTAGTAGTGTAGAAAAAACACTGAATAATCTTAAGGAATCACTGGGTGTCGCAAACAATGAACAATTAATTGCTCATTGTAAGGATTGGGGAATTATATAA
- a CDS encoding type I restriction endonuclease: protein MDLKIKLEQLQQKVSGLKDQISTEEATKNAFVMPFIQILGYDIFNPTEVVPEHVCDIGTKKGEKVDYVIKNNDEPIFIIECKHWKESADAHNSQLHRYYHVSKTRFGVLTNGIIYNFYTDLEKPNIMDEKPFFTINIEDLKDSSIKILESFTKKDYNLESILDSAEALKYIKAIRKEFEKEIETPSDEIVKLLVSRFFEKPITANRMISFKEYTKKALTTSINESISFRLKSALNINEQIEKQDDDVKSAQPIDENNESKIVTTEEELEGFQIVKAIMRERIPATRIAYRDTLSYFGILLDDNNRKPLCRLHFNTANKYIETFHNGKDAGEKVLLSDLDDIYKFREELHKTLENY from the coding sequence ATGGACCTTAAAATAAAACTTGAACAACTACAGCAGAAAGTATCAGGATTAAAAGATCAAATTAGCACCGAAGAAGCTACTAAAAATGCTTTTGTAATGCCTTTTATACAGATTTTAGGTTATGATATTTTTAATCCTACCGAAGTTGTCCCCGAGCACGTTTGTGATATTGGAACCAAAAAAGGTGAAAAAGTAGACTATGTAATCAAAAATAATGACGAGCCTATTTTCATTATTGAATGTAAACACTGGAAAGAAAGTGCAGATGCCCACAATTCTCAACTTCATAGGTACTATCATGTATCCAAGACAAGGTTTGGAGTCCTTACAAACGGGATCATATATAACTTTTATACAGATCTTGAAAAACCTAATATTATGGATGAAAAACCTTTTTTTACCATCAATATTGAAGACTTAAAAGATAGCTCAATAAAAATACTCGAAAGCTTCACAAAAAAAGATTATAACCTGGAAAGTATTTTAGATTCTGCTGAAGCATTAAAATATATTAAGGCGATAAGAAAAGAATTCGAAAAAGAAATAGAAACTCCATCTGATGAAATTGTAAAGCTCTTAGTCAGCAGATTCTTTGAAAAGCCTATTACTGCAAACAGAATGATTTCTTTTAAAGAATACACTAAAAAAGCATTAACAACATCCATCAACGAATCTATCAGCTTCAGGCTTAAATCAGCATTAAATATCAATGAACAAATTGAAAAACAAGATGATGATGTAAAATCCGCGCAACCAATAGATGAAAATAATGAATCTAAAATCGTCACAACGGAGGAAGAGCTTGAGGGATTCCAGATTGTGAAAGCGATCATGCGTGAAAGAATTCCAGCAACACGAATCGCCTATAGAGATACCTTATCTTATTTTGGAATTCTCCTTGATGATAATAATAGAAAGCCACTATGTAGACTTCACTTTAATACGGCAAATAAATATATTGAAACATTTCACAATGGTAAAGATGCGGGTGAAAAAGTATTGCTAAGTGATTTAGATGACATCTATAAATTCAGAGAAGAACTTCACAAAACTTTAGAAAACTATTAA
- a CDS encoding GNAT family N-acetyltransferase — protein MSNIVWKIKTFDEFTVPELYAVLKARIDVFVIEQNCPYPDLDNYDQKGIHIWAEEDGQVLAYCRVFDKGIKYDETSLGRVLTTEQARGKSLGKLLIQYAVETIENRFHTSEIRISAQDYLLRFYSGFGFEDTGKKYLEDDIPHTEMIRK, from the coding sequence ATGAGTAATATTGTTTGGAAGATTAAAACCTTTGATGAATTTACTGTTCCTGAGCTGTATGCAGTATTGAAAGCCCGTATAGATGTTTTCGTTATTGAACAGAATTGTCCTTATCCTGATCTGGATAATTACGATCAGAAAGGAATTCACATCTGGGCAGAGGAAGACGGGCAGGTTCTTGCCTATTGCCGTGTTTTTGATAAGGGAATAAAATATGATGAAACGTCTCTGGGAAGGGTCTTGACCACGGAACAAGCCAGAGGTAAGAGTTTAGGGAAACTGTTGATCCAATATGCTGTGGAAACTATTGAAAACCGTTTTCACACTTCTGAAATCAGGATTTCAGCACAGGATTATCTGTTGAGATTTTACAGCGGATTCGGATTTGAAGATACCGGTAAAAAATACCTGGAAGATGACATTCCGCACACGGAAATGATTAGAAAATAA
- the yihA gene encoding ribosome biogenesis GTP-binding protein YihA/YsxC has translation MVIKTAEFVKSSGKWQECPEPNIPEYAFIGRSNVGKSSLINAMMNHKDLAKTSGTPGKTQLINHFLVNESWYLTDLPGYGYAKVSKVQRKDFEKLITNYILNRRNLVNLFVLVDSRHSPQKIDLEFIQWCGESGVPFSIVFTKADKLKPNVVIKNVEDYKAELHKTWEDLPELYVTSAEKKEGGDHILDFIEKTNDFLKNNSVSFDE, from the coding sequence ATGGTTATTAAGACAGCAGAGTTTGTAAAGAGTAGTGGAAAATGGCAGGAATGTCCTGAACCAAATATTCCCGAATATGCTTTTATCGGAAGATCTAATGTAGGAAAGTCATCATTGATCAATGCCATGATGAACCATAAAGATTTGGCTAAAACTTCGGGAACTCCCGGGAAAACTCAGCTGATCAATCATTTTTTGGTGAATGAGAGTTGGTACCTTACCGATTTACCCGGATATGGATACGCAAAAGTTTCAAAAGTTCAGCGAAAGGATTTTGAAAAACTGATTACCAATTATATTCTTAACAGGAGGAATCTGGTGAATCTTTTTGTTTTGGTAGATTCGAGACACAGTCCTCAAAAGATCGATCTTGAGTTTATTCAATGGTGCGGAGAAAGTGGCGTTCCTTTTTCAATTGTTTTCACAAAGGCAGATAAGCTAAAGCCTAATGTGGTTATTAAAAATGTTGAAGACTATAAAGCAGAGCTTCATAAAACATGGGAAGATCTTCCTGAACTATATGTAACCTCTGCAGAAAAGAAAGAAGGAGGAGATCATATTCTCGATTTTATAGAAAAAACGAATGATTTTTTAAAAAATAATAGTGTAAGTTTCGATGAGTAA
- a CDS encoding alpha/beta fold hydrolase: MIFSTKKEKKYSYVEAGEGHPLVLLHGLMGGLSNFDKMVDFFSERGYKVYVPQLPIYDLPVLNTNLTTLAKYIIKFIESHISGPVSIVGNSMGGHVGLILTLARPDLVKNLVLTGSSGLYERTFGDSFPRKNDRSYIRKKTEEVFYDPKVATEDLVDEVFGVVNDRMKGIKTVMLARSAIKHNMINDLPKILTPTCLIWGKQDNVTPPEVAEDMHKFIPNSDLFWIDHCGHAAMMEKPDEFNEILFNWIKDKV; encoded by the coding sequence ATGATATTTAGTACAAAAAAAGAAAAGAAATATTCCTATGTAGAAGCAGGAGAAGGACATCCATTAGTGCTGTTGCACGGGTTAATGGGTGGTTTGAGTAATTTCGATAAAATGGTAGATTTTTTTTCGGAAAGAGGATATAAGGTATATGTTCCTCAGCTACCGATTTACGATTTGCCGGTACTCAATACCAATCTTACCACTTTAGCAAAATATATTATCAAGTTTATAGAGAGCCATATTTCCGGACCTGTGAGCATTGTAGGAAACTCAATGGGAGGTCACGTGGGGCTTATCTTAACTTTGGCAAGACCGGATCTTGTAAAGAATCTTGTGTTGACAGGAAGTTCAGGATTATATGAGAGAACTTTCGGTGATAGTTTTCCGAGAAAGAACGACAGATCTTATATCAGGAAGAAAACAGAAGAGGTTTTTTATGACCCTAAGGTTGCTACCGAAGATCTTGTAGATGAAGTTTTTGGAGTGGTGAATGACAGAATGAAAGGAATAAAAACAGTAATGTTGGCAAGAAGTGCAATTAAGCACAATATGATAAACGATCTTCCTAAGATTTTGACTCCCACTTGTTTGATCTGGGGGAAACAGGATAATGTAACTCCTCCGGAAGTTGCGGAAGATATGCATAAATTTATCCCGAATTCGGATCTTTTCTGGATTGATCATTGTGGCCATGCTGCCATGATGGAAAAGCCGGATGAATTTAATGAAATCCTTTTCAACTGGATAAAAGATAAAGTTTAA
- the mraZ gene encoding division/cell wall cluster transcriptional repressor MraZ, with protein sequence MKNFIGTYECKIDDKGRLKVPSSLIKQMENFEDKAFVVKRSVFQPCLEVYPMNAWDKLMGKINKLNRFIKKNADFIRMFTAGVKTVELDNAGRLQISKDLTLFANLQKDIVITSAGELFEIWDKEAYEKVIATNETDFASLAEDVMGSFDEE encoded by the coding sequence ATGAAAAATTTCATTGGGACATATGAGTGTAAAATTGACGACAAAGGCCGCTTAAAAGTTCCTTCATCTTTAATTAAACAGATGGAAAACTTCGAAGACAAGGCATTTGTAGTCAAAAGATCTGTGTTCCAACCTTGTCTGGAAGTTTATCCTATGAATGCATGGGACAAACTGATGGGCAAAATTAATAAACTGAACAGGTTCATAAAAAAGAATGCTGATTTCATACGAATGTTTACGGCAGGAGTAAAAACAGTAGAATTGGATAATGCAGGAAGACTACAAATTTCCAAAGACCTGACGCTTTTTGCAAATCTTCAGAAAGATATTGTGATCACAAGCGCAGGAGAACTCTTTGAAATTTGGGATAAAGAAGCCTATGAAAAGGTAATTGCCACCAATGAAACTGATTTTGCAAGCCTGGCCGAAGATGTGATGGGCTCTTTCGATGAAGAATAA
- the rsmH gene encoding 16S rRNA (cytosine(1402)-N(4))-methyltransferase RsmH — MYHNPVLLKQSVDDLVTNPDGIYVDCTFGGGGHSREILSRLSDKGRLFSFDQDLDALKNTIDDARFTLINQNFRFLENSLLMYGAPQVDGILADLGVSSHQFDEADRGFSTRSNAPLDMRMNVMQGLDAKRVINDYDEAQLADIFYYYGELREARKLAREIVHQRKTKSIDTTEDLKKLFSYIPPHKVNKFYAQLFQAIRIEVNQELEVLKEMLVQAYNVLKPEGRLVVISYHSLEDRLVKRFLKNGMFEGEPERDIYGNYKKAFELLKTKAIIPDDQEIEDNSRARSAKMRTGIKV; from the coding sequence ATGTACCATAACCCCGTTTTGTTAAAACAGAGTGTTGATGATTTGGTGACGAATCCTGACGGAATATACGTGGATTGCACCTTTGGTGGTGGCGGTCACTCAAGGGAAATACTAAGCAGACTGTCTGATAAAGGAAGATTGTTCAGCTTTGACCAGGATCTGGATGCGCTTAAAAATACAATTGATGATGCAAGGTTTACATTAATCAACCAGAATTTCAGATTTCTTGAAAATTCTTTGTTAATGTACGGAGCACCTCAGGTTGATGGTATTCTGGCCGACTTAGGAGTGTCTTCTCACCAGTTTGACGAAGCAGACAGAGGCTTTTCCACAAGAAGCAACGCTCCGCTAGACATGAGAATGAATGTAATGCAAGGTCTTGATGCTAAAAGAGTAATTAATGACTATGACGAAGCACAGCTTGCAGATATTTTTTATTATTACGGTGAACTAAGAGAAGCAAGAAAACTGGCAAGAGAAATCGTTCATCAGAGAAAAACAAAAAGTATAGATACTACTGAGGATTTAAAAAAGCTTTTCAGCTATATCCCTCCTCATAAGGTTAATAAATTCTATGCCCAGCTTTTTCAGGCCATAAGAATTGAAGTAAACCAGGAACTTGAAGTATTAAAAGAAATGCTGGTTCAGGCTTACAACGTTTTAAAACCGGAAGGAAGATTAGTAGTGATCTCTTACCACTCTTTAGAAGACCGATTGGTAAAAAGATTTCTGAAAAACGGAATGTTCGAAGGAGAACCGGAAAGAGACATCTACGGAAATTATAAAAAAGCGTTTGAATTGCTCAAAACCAAAGCGATTATCCCGGATGACCAGGAAATCGAAGATAATTCCAGAGCAAGAAGCGCCAAAATGAGAACAGGAATAAAAGTATAA
- a CDS encoding FtsL-like putative cell division protein, with protein sequence MAKRTTNRPQKKLTFIDIIKGNFLNRDEIKIHYKYFLLLFVLMMAMIYSNHLVNKKIKIVNALKEETEEYKSRNAYAQSKLIKVKMESELGKEVARDSLMTLENHPHKLLIKLDSTDAKAK encoded by the coding sequence TTGGCAAAGAGAACAACAAATCGCCCACAGAAGAAACTCACTTTTATAGACATTATAAAAGGGAATTTTCTCAACCGCGATGAGATCAAAATACATTACAAGTATTTCCTCCTGTTGTTTGTCTTGATGATGGCTATGATTTACAGCAACCATCTCGTCAACAAGAAAATTAAAATTGTTAATGCTTTAAAAGAAGAAACAGAAGAATACAAATCGAGAAACGCTTACGCCCAGAGTAAGCTGATCAAAGTGAAAATGGAATCAGAACTGGGGAAAGAGGTTGCAAGGGACTCATTAATGACCCTCGAAAACCATCCCCATAAATTGCTAATAAAACTGGACAGTACAGATGCAAAAGCAAAATGA